One Elusimicrobiota bacterium DNA window includes the following coding sequences:
- a CDS encoding response regulator, which produces MAKILVCEDDAAVLKFETSILAKAGHKVVACASGLETLKELGIQPDDPSAELPDLIVLDIMMPRIDGYAVATIMRNSARTRAIPILVVSALSDLRTSFSDTESVDGFMTKPFTKEGLIDNVAKLLDPRKARA; this is translated from the coding sequence ATGGCCAAGATCCTGGTCTGCGAAGACGACGCGGCAGTCCTGAAGTTCGAGACCTCCATTCTGGCCAAGGCCGGTCATAAGGTCGTGGCCTGCGCCTCTGGCCTTGAGACGCTCAAGGAACTGGGCATCCAGCCCGACGATCCTTCCGCTGAGCTGCCCGACCTCATCGTGCTCGACATCATGATGCCCAGGATCGATGGATACGCCGTCGCCACCATCATGCGCAACAGCGCCCGCACCCGCGCCATCCCCATCCTTGTCGTCTCAGCGCTGTCCGATCTACGCACGTCTTTTTCGGACACGGAAAGCGTGGACGGATTCATGACCAAGCCCTTCACCAAGGAGGGCCTCATCGACAACGTGGCCAAGCTCCTCGATCCACGCAAGGCCCGGGCCTAG
- a CDS encoding glycosyltransferase, giving the protein MIENGAGIIAELVFLATVALIWTMLVYQFVLTMAGYLYSRDAARERRRLDASHPDLPGVSLLIPAHNEELVIERTVETLLASDYPQDQLELILLDDASTDGTAAILDRLAERHSRLRVVHVPASEGGKGKAAVLNRGLKLARHALIGVYDADNQPEPAALRYLAAQFELEPGLGAALGKFRTLNRKKNLLTRFINIEGLSFQWIVQAGRWKLLKIATLPGTNFIVRRDVLDEVGGWDEEALTEDAELSLRILEAGHRIKFVPYSTTWEQEPEDLRTWFKQRTRWARGTFYLMHKFFLSVGKAKNKALAFEMFYFLALYYVFLAAIVVSALLFALSATNLVSIPVPGPYLEVWLAAYCLFAAEIMLMISREPHEDSPANMLYCMAMYFTYCQLWPLVVANAFYLEYVKKERRAWVKTRRYAQS; this is encoded by the coding sequence ATGATCGAGAACGGGGCGGGCATCATCGCCGAGCTGGTCTTCCTGGCGACCGTGGCGCTGATCTGGACCATGCTCGTCTACCAGTTCGTGCTGACCATGGCCGGCTACCTTTACAGCCGCGACGCCGCGCGCGAGAGACGGCGGCTCGACGCCTCGCACCCGGACCTGCCCGGCGTGTCCCTGCTGATCCCGGCGCACAACGAGGAGCTCGTGATCGAGCGCACGGTCGAGACGCTCCTGGCGTCCGACTATCCGCAGGACCAGCTCGAGCTCATCCTGCTCGACGACGCTTCGACCGACGGCACGGCGGCGATCCTCGACCGGCTGGCCGAGCGTCATTCGCGCCTGCGCGTCGTCCACGTGCCGGCAAGCGAAGGGGGGAAAGGCAAGGCGGCCGTGCTCAACCGGGGCCTGAAGCTGGCGCGGCACGCCCTGATCGGCGTCTACGACGCCGACAATCAGCCGGAGCCGGCGGCCCTGCGCTACCTGGCGGCGCAGTTCGAGCTCGAGCCGGGCCTGGGCGCCGCGCTGGGCAAGTTCCGCACGCTCAACCGCAAGAAGAACCTGCTCACCCGCTTCATCAACATCGAAGGCCTGAGCTTCCAATGGATCGTGCAGGCCGGCCGCTGGAAGCTGCTCAAGATCGCCACGCTGCCGGGCACCAACTTCATCGTGCGCAGGGACGTGCTCGACGAGGTCGGCGGCTGGGACGAGGAGGCTTTGACCGAGGATGCCGAGCTGTCGCTGCGCATCCTGGAGGCGGGGCACCGCATCAAGTTCGTGCCCTACTCGACGACCTGGGAGCAGGAGCCCGAGGACCTGCGCACGTGGTTCAAGCAGCGCACACGCTGGGCGCGCGGCACCTTCTATCTGATGCACAAATTCTTCTTGAGCGTGGGCAAGGCCAAGAACAAGGCGCTGGCTTTCGAGATGTTCTACTTCCTGGCGCTCTACTACGTGTTCCTCGCCGCGATCGTCGTCTCGGCGCTGCTGTTCGCGCTGTCGGCGACCAACCTGGTCTCGATCCCCGTGCCGGGTCCGTACCTCGAGGTCTGGCTCGCCGCCTACTGCCTTTTCGCCGCGGAGATCATGCTGATGATCTCGCGCGAGCCCCACGAGGACTCGCCCGCGAACATGTTGTACTGCATGGCGATGTACTTCACCTATTGCCAGCTCTGGCCGCTGGTCGTGGCCAACGCCTTCTACCTCGAGTACGTCAAGAAAGAGCGCCGCGCTTGGGTCAAGACGCGGCGCTACGCGCAGTCCTAA